The following coding sequences lie in one Ctenopharyngodon idella isolate HZGC_01 chromosome 11, HZGC01, whole genome shotgun sequence genomic window:
- the sp2 gene encoding transcription factor Sp2 isoform X2 — protein MATTVAVSPSEYLQPSTTASQDSQPSPLALLAATCSKIGPPAAQAPVSTPPSQPTTRRLHPIKPAPIAPAPPKNLGFLSAKGNVIQLPAGLGSSGASPIVFTIQSPSRPAGTSNANIQYQVIPQFQGSQTIQMMPQGGQIQIIPGTNQAIITSPVTVQAATPAPPPLAPAPVSQQKTVAIKPSSQKRRQNNANVNANVVRLPSGLTLPLNVTTSDVGGAQIVTETAAAPVKGKRGRKRQVAIAPPPPAPQPASPPPVAEQVEALLIETTADNIIQAGNNLLIVQSPGGSQPAVVQQVQLVQQKSDQQVVQIPPQALKVVQAASATLPPVPQRQTVTPSVQVSPPEHTQVLIKTASGEWQAVQLQETTVTTPTTPTSTPTPAVVTKKAQTGTRKERTLPKIAPAGGGLITLNAAQLASAAQAVQTININGVQVQGVPVTITNAGGQQHLTVQTVPGAGLQLGGMQTQTQTMQVEQTQTLALELQSQPGEKKRRMACTCPNCKDAEKRPGEVGKRKHICHIAGCEKTFRKTSLLRAHVRLHTGERPFVCSWVFCGKRFTRSDELQRHARTHTGDKRFECNKCQKRFMRSDHLTKHYKTHINTKSL, from the exons ATGGCCACCACTGTCGCAGTCAGCCCCAGTGAATATCTTCAGCCCTCCACCACTGCTTCTCAA GATTCACAGCCTTCCCCACTGGCACTTCTGGCGGCTACCTGCAGTAAGATCGGGCCTCCTGCTGCCCAGGCCCCAGTCAGCACACCACCATCTCAGCCAACCACGCGGCGTCTGCACCCCATCAAGCCTGCCCCTATTGCTCCGGCTCCACCCAAAAACCTTGGGTTCCTCTCAGCGAAAGGGAATGTCATCCAGCTGCCTGCGGGACTTGGTTCGTCAGGGGCCAGTCCCATTGTTTTCACTATTCAGAGCCCTTCACGTCCAGCAGGCACATCCAATGCCAACATCCAGTACCAAGTGATTCCTCAGTTCCAGGGGTCTCAGACCATTCAAATGATGCCTCAGGGAGGACAGATCCAGATCATCCCCGGAACCAACCAGGCCATCATCACCTCACCTGTCACAGTTCAGGCTGCCACACCGGCCCCGCCGCCTCTGGCCCCGGCCCCGGTATCCCAGCAGAAGACGGTGGCGATCAAGCCATCCTCTCAAAAGCGGCGGCAGAATAATGCCAATGTAAATGCTAACGTTGTACGACTCCCTAGTGGACTCACGCTCCCTCTTAACGTTACTACTAGTGATGTGGGAGGAGCACAGATTGTAACAGAGACTGCTGCTGCTCCAGTGAAGGGCAAGAGGGGAAGGAAGAGACAGGTGGCTATAGCCCCGCCTCCTCCTGCCCCTCAACCGGCCTCACCGCCACCTGTAGCCGAGCAGGTTGAAGCGCTGCTAATAGAGACCACAGCCGACAACATTATTCAG GCAGGAAATAATCTCCTGATCGTGCAGAGTCCGGGGGGAAGTCAGCCTGCCGTGGTGCAGCAGGTGCAGTTGGTTCAGCAGAAATCCGATCAGCAGGTTGTCCAGATTCCCCCACAGGCTCTAAAAGTGGTACAGGCTGCCTCTGCCACACTTCCCCCGGTACCACAGAGACAGACAGTCACACCCAGTGTGCAGGTGTCCCCCCCAGAACACACACAG GTGCTGATTAAAACAGCCTCAGGTGAATGGCAGGCTGTACAGCTACAGGAGACCACGGTTACCACACCAACAACACCCACCAGCACCCCCACACCTGCGGTGGTCACTAAAAAGGCTCAAACAGGGACACGGAAAGAAAGGACTCTGCCTAAAATTGCCCCGGCTGGGGGGGGTCTGATAACCCTGAATGCAGCCCAGCTAGCTTCTGCTGCTCAGGCTGTTCAGACCATCAATATTAATGGTGTCCAGGTGCAGGGTGTTCCTGTAACGATCACCAATGCTGGGG GCCAGCAGCATCTCACGGTGCAGACGGTTCCAGGCGCAGGTCTGCAGTTGGGTGGTATGCAGACACAAACGCAGACCATGCAGGTGGAGCAGACACAGACGCTCGCACTGGAACTGCAGAGTCAGCCAGGAGAGAAAAAACGGCGTATGGCCTGCACCTGTCCAAACTGCAAAGACGCAGAAAAGAG GCCAGGAGAGGTGGGGAAAAGAAAACACATCTGCCACATAGCAGGCTGTGAAAAGACCTTTCGAAAGACTTCCCTGCTGCGGGCGCATGTCCGACTGCACACGGGAGAGAGACCTTTTGTGTGCAGCTGGGTCTTCTGTGGAAAACGCTTCACACGTAGTGACGAACTGCAGCGACACGCCAGAACACACACGG GAGACAAACGTTTCGAGTGCAATAAATGTCAGAAACGTTTCATGCGGAGTGACCACCTCACAAAGCATTacaaaacacacatcaacacaaaGAGCCTGTGA
- the sp2 gene encoding transcription factor Sp2 isoform X1, translated as MSDQKDSMATTVAVSPSEYLQPSTTASQDSQPSPLALLAATCSKIGPPAAQAPVSTPPSQPTTRRLHPIKPAPIAPAPPKNLGFLSAKGNVIQLPAGLGSSGASPIVFTIQSPSRPAGTSNANIQYQVIPQFQGSQTIQMMPQGGQIQIIPGTNQAIITSPVTVQAATPAPPPLAPAPVSQQKTVAIKPSSQKRRQNNANVNANVVRLPSGLTLPLNVTTSDVGGAQIVTETAAAPVKGKRGRKRQVAIAPPPPAPQPASPPPVAEQVEALLIETTADNIIQAGNNLLIVQSPGGSQPAVVQQVQLVQQKSDQQVVQIPPQALKVVQAASATLPPVPQRQTVTPSVQVSPPEHTQVLIKTASGEWQAVQLQETTVTTPTTPTSTPTPAVVTKKAQTGTRKERTLPKIAPAGGGLITLNAAQLASAAQAVQTININGVQVQGVPVTITNAGGQQHLTVQTVPGAGLQLGGMQTQTQTMQVEQTQTLALELQSQPGEKKRRMACTCPNCKDAEKRPGEVGKRKHICHIAGCEKTFRKTSLLRAHVRLHTGERPFVCSWVFCGKRFTRSDELQRHARTHTGDKRFECNKCQKRFMRSDHLTKHYKTHINTKSL; from the exons ATGAGCG ATCAAAAGGACAGTATGGCCACCACTGTCGCAGTCAGCCCCAGTGAATATCTTCAGCCCTCCACCACTGCTTCTCAA GATTCACAGCCTTCCCCACTGGCACTTCTGGCGGCTACCTGCAGTAAGATCGGGCCTCCTGCTGCCCAGGCCCCAGTCAGCACACCACCATCTCAGCCAACCACGCGGCGTCTGCACCCCATCAAGCCTGCCCCTATTGCTCCGGCTCCACCCAAAAACCTTGGGTTCCTCTCAGCGAAAGGGAATGTCATCCAGCTGCCTGCGGGACTTGGTTCGTCAGGGGCCAGTCCCATTGTTTTCACTATTCAGAGCCCTTCACGTCCAGCAGGCACATCCAATGCCAACATCCAGTACCAAGTGATTCCTCAGTTCCAGGGGTCTCAGACCATTCAAATGATGCCTCAGGGAGGACAGATCCAGATCATCCCCGGAACCAACCAGGCCATCATCACCTCACCTGTCACAGTTCAGGCTGCCACACCGGCCCCGCCGCCTCTGGCCCCGGCCCCGGTATCCCAGCAGAAGACGGTGGCGATCAAGCCATCCTCTCAAAAGCGGCGGCAGAATAATGCCAATGTAAATGCTAACGTTGTACGACTCCCTAGTGGACTCACGCTCCCTCTTAACGTTACTACTAGTGATGTGGGAGGAGCACAGATTGTAACAGAGACTGCTGCTGCTCCAGTGAAGGGCAAGAGGGGAAGGAAGAGACAGGTGGCTATAGCCCCGCCTCCTCCTGCCCCTCAACCGGCCTCACCGCCACCTGTAGCCGAGCAGGTTGAAGCGCTGCTAATAGAGACCACAGCCGACAACATTATTCAG GCAGGAAATAATCTCCTGATCGTGCAGAGTCCGGGGGGAAGTCAGCCTGCCGTGGTGCAGCAGGTGCAGTTGGTTCAGCAGAAATCCGATCAGCAGGTTGTCCAGATTCCCCCACAGGCTCTAAAAGTGGTACAGGCTGCCTCTGCCACACTTCCCCCGGTACCACAGAGACAGACAGTCACACCCAGTGTGCAGGTGTCCCCCCCAGAACACACACAG GTGCTGATTAAAACAGCCTCAGGTGAATGGCAGGCTGTACAGCTACAGGAGACCACGGTTACCACACCAACAACACCCACCAGCACCCCCACACCTGCGGTGGTCACTAAAAAGGCTCAAACAGGGACACGGAAAGAAAGGACTCTGCCTAAAATTGCCCCGGCTGGGGGGGGTCTGATAACCCTGAATGCAGCCCAGCTAGCTTCTGCTGCTCAGGCTGTTCAGACCATCAATATTAATGGTGTCCAGGTGCAGGGTGTTCCTGTAACGATCACCAATGCTGGGG GCCAGCAGCATCTCACGGTGCAGACGGTTCCAGGCGCAGGTCTGCAGTTGGGTGGTATGCAGACACAAACGCAGACCATGCAGGTGGAGCAGACACAGACGCTCGCACTGGAACTGCAGAGTCAGCCAGGAGAGAAAAAACGGCGTATGGCCTGCACCTGTCCAAACTGCAAAGACGCAGAAAAGAG GCCAGGAGAGGTGGGGAAAAGAAAACACATCTGCCACATAGCAGGCTGTGAAAAGACCTTTCGAAAGACTTCCCTGCTGCGGGCGCATGTCCGACTGCACACGGGAGAGAGACCTTTTGTGTGCAGCTGGGTCTTCTGTGGAAAACGCTTCACACGTAGTGACGAACTGCAGCGACACGCCAGAACACACACGG GAGACAAACGTTTCGAGTGCAATAAATGTCAGAAACGTTTCATGCGGAGTGACCACCTCACAAAGCATTacaaaacacacatcaacacaaaGAGCCTGTGA
- the socs7 gene encoding suppressor of cytokine signaling 7 isoform X2, with the protein MNNAQDMSPDFVLMRLVSAAEDDRLDEENGNLSSGTGLTVAIKGNFECTQNHGHISAMNKAPQASGTEAPDAGVMATRPALSVPPPPLHSTEAHGYDLTHRGGMGPQLLVFRNISRDSEGFAENSSEDQRRAFEDQAVLASESGAVDAQHPPTWTLHPQLKLPAVATDTEGAELCHRHRLITDKQDWPPMVDHKTSSMTESGWSCTTAQRQLQLPDGPVLELARKFGELGVAPVPEFLLKDGELQHCSCQSVLGSAGIRQGEDPTETSDALLVLEGLGSEEVNGLGINACQKTESQNNEPGAFALKCFPSVLSGQAMGVSGGLCSPACCLLRDSVNTRPQAPTTDKLTPEVLSQAVSRQDTPCSSQASTPKARPDRSTTRAQLSAASGGEKTLKVPGKSRKGSLKIRLSKLFRTKSCSGSNNLLDKRPSVTFSISSAGSLVDMSGACGGEQDTASQPGLTRAQSAFSAASFTPVFTGETVSLVDVDISQRGRNSPHPPTPPPPPRRSLSLLDAFFRALPHSAASPMETPAPARVAPPPIMCPLRGADSSSFTASLRELERCGWYWGPMNWEDAEMKLRGKPDGSFLVRDSSDPRYILSLSFRSQGVTHHTRMEHYRGTFSLWCHPKFEDRCHSVVEFIERAIMHSKNGKFLYFLRSRVPGLPPTPVQLLYPVSRFSNVKSLQHLCRFCIRQLVRIDHIQELPLPKPLIVYLRKFYYYDPEEEMYLSIKGMRQAAGVEQEAESET; encoded by the exons ATGAACAACGCGCAAGATATGTCTCCCGATTTTGTCTTGATGCGCCTGGTCTCCGCGGCCGAGGATGACCGCTTGGACGAGGAGAATGGGAATCTGTCGTCGGGCACTGGACTGACGGTGGCTATCAAGGGGAACTTTGAATGCACGCAGAATCACGGCCACATCTCGGCGATGAACAAAGCTCCACAGGCCAGCGGAACGGAGGCACCTGACGCGGGAGTGATGGCGACTAGACCTGCGCTGTCTGTGCCGCCGCCTCCTCTTCATTCAACCGAGGCCCACGGGTACGATCTCACCCACCGAGGTGGAATGGGGCCTCAGCTGTTGGTATTTAGAAACATATCGAGAGACTCTGAAGGATTTGCCGAGAACAGCTCGGAGGATCAGCGCAGGGCTTTTGAGGACCAAGCGGTACTCGCTTCAGAGTCTGGCGCTGTGGACGCTCAGCATCCGCCTACATGGACGCTGCATCCACAGCTCAAACTGCCAGCGGTTGCTACGGATACGGAGGGAGCCGAACTGTGCCACCGGCATCGCTTGATTACAGACAAACAAGACTGGCCGCCGATGGTGGATCACAAAACGAGCTCGATGACAGAGTCGGGCTGGAGCTGTACGACGGCGCAGCGGCAGCTCCAGCTGCCCGACGGTCCTGTCCTGGAGCTAGCGAGGAAATTCGGCGAGCTGGGAGTCGCTCCGGTACCCGAATTTCTCCTCAAGGATGGTGAGCTGCAGCACTGCTCGTGTCAAAGCGTGCTCGGCTCGGCTGGAATCAGGCAGGGAGAGGACCCGACCGAGACCAGCGATGCTCTGCTGGTGCTGGAGGGCCTCGGGTCAGAAGAGGTGAACGGCCTGGGCATCAATGCCTGTCAGAAGACCGAGTCCCAAAACAATGAGCCGGGTGCGTTTGCGCTCAAGTGTTTCCCGTCGGTGCTGTCCGGACAAGCAATGGGGGTGTCCGGGGGACTTTGCTCACCGGCGTGTTGTTTGTTGCGAGACTCGGTAAACACCAGGCCTCAGGCTCCCACCACCGACAAACTGACTCCCGAGGTCTTATCCCAAGCCGTATCCAGGCAGGACACTCCGTGCTCTAGCCAGGCGTCCACACCGAAGGCCCGGCCGGACAGGAGCACGACACGGGCGCAACTTTCCGCTGCGAGCGGAGGAGAGAAGACTCTGAAAGTACCAGGGAAATCCAGGAAGGGCTCGCTTAAAATACGCCTGAGTAAACTTTTCAGAACTAAAAGCTGTAGTGGCTCTAACAACCTTTTGGACAAGAGACCTTCAGTCACGTTCTCCATATCCTCAGCGGGCAGTTTAGTTGACATGTCTGGAGCGTGCGGAGGGGAACAAGACACGGCCAG CCAACCTGGACTAACAAGGGCACAAAGTGCCTTCTCTGCGGCCTCTTTTACTCCCGTTTTCACAG GAGAGACGGTGTCTTTGGTGGATGTGGACATCTCTCAGAGAGGGAGGAACTCCCCTCATCCTCCCACTCCTCCACCTCCCCCTCGGCGGAGCCTCAGTCTGCTAG ATGCTTTCTTCCGGGCACTTCCTCATTCCGCCGCATCACCAATGGAGACTCCGGCCCCTGCCAGAGTGGCCCCACCCCCGATCATGTGTCCACTGAGAGGGGCCGATTCCAGCAGCTTCACTGCCAGCCTGAGAGAGTTGGAGCGG TGTGGCTGGTATTGGGGGCCGATGAACTGGGAGGATGCTGAAATGAAGCTAAGAGGAAAGCCAGATGGCTCGTTTTTGGTGCGGGACAGTTCAGACCCACGATACATCCTCAGCCTCAGTTTTCGCTCACAGGGAGTCACACACCACACGCGTATGGAGCACTACAgag GAACTTTCAGTTTATGGTGCCACCCTAAATTTGAGGACCGCTGCCATTCTGTGGTTGAATTCATTGAGCGAGCCATCATGCActctaaaaatggaaaattccTCTACTTCCTACGTTCACGTGTACCTG GGTTGCCCCCGACCCCTGTGCAGCTGCTCTATCCAGTCTCACGCTTCAGTAATGTGAAATCTCTCCAGCATCTGTGCCGTTTCTGCATCCGACAACTCGTCCGCATAGACCACATCCAGGAGCTGCCCCTCCCCAA GCCGCTCATTGTCTACTTGAGGAAGTTCTATTATTATGATCCAGAGGAAGAGATGTATCTGTCAATCAAAGGCATGCGCCAGGCAGCAGGTGTTGAACAGGAAGCTGAGTCTGAAACATAG
- the socs7 gene encoding suppressor of cytokine signaling 7 isoform X1: MNNAQDMSPDFVLMRLVSAAEDDRLDEENGNLSSGTGLTVAIKGNFECTQNHGHISAMNKAPQASGTEAPDAGVMATRPALSVPPPPLHSTEAHGYDLTHRGGMGPQLLVFRNISRDSEGFAENSSEDQRRAFEDQAVLASESGAVDAQHPPTWTLHPQLKLPAVATDTEGAELCHRHRLITDKQDWPPMVDHKTSSMTESGWSCTTAQRQLQLPDGPVLELARKFGELGVAPVPEFLLKDGELQHCSCQSVLGSAGIRQGEDPTETSDALLVLEGLGSEEVNGLGINACQKTESQNNEPGAFALKCFPSVLSGQAMGVSGGLCSPACCLLRDSVNTRPQAPTTDKLTPEVLSQAVSRQDTPCSSQASTPKARPDRSTTRAQLSAASGGEKTLKVPGKSRKGSLKIRLSKLFRTKSCSGSNNLLDKRPSVTFSISSAGSLVDMSGACGGEQDTASQPGLTRAQSAFSAASFTPVFTGETVSLVDVDISQRGRNSPHPPTPPPPPRRSLSLLDDIGGPQPGPFLVSVMGASLQSLPLPLPPPPPLHATIQHSLSLNDAFFRALPHSAASPMETPAPARVAPPPIMCPLRGADSSSFTASLRELERCGWYWGPMNWEDAEMKLRGKPDGSFLVRDSSDPRYILSLSFRSQGVTHHTRMEHYRGTFSLWCHPKFEDRCHSVVEFIERAIMHSKNGKFLYFLRSRVPGLPPTPVQLLYPVSRFSNVKSLQHLCRFCIRQLVRIDHIQELPLPKPLIVYLRKFYYYDPEEEMYLSIKGMRQAAGVEQEAESET; encoded by the exons ATGAACAACGCGCAAGATATGTCTCCCGATTTTGTCTTGATGCGCCTGGTCTCCGCGGCCGAGGATGACCGCTTGGACGAGGAGAATGGGAATCTGTCGTCGGGCACTGGACTGACGGTGGCTATCAAGGGGAACTTTGAATGCACGCAGAATCACGGCCACATCTCGGCGATGAACAAAGCTCCACAGGCCAGCGGAACGGAGGCACCTGACGCGGGAGTGATGGCGACTAGACCTGCGCTGTCTGTGCCGCCGCCTCCTCTTCATTCAACCGAGGCCCACGGGTACGATCTCACCCACCGAGGTGGAATGGGGCCTCAGCTGTTGGTATTTAGAAACATATCGAGAGACTCTGAAGGATTTGCCGAGAACAGCTCGGAGGATCAGCGCAGGGCTTTTGAGGACCAAGCGGTACTCGCTTCAGAGTCTGGCGCTGTGGACGCTCAGCATCCGCCTACATGGACGCTGCATCCACAGCTCAAACTGCCAGCGGTTGCTACGGATACGGAGGGAGCCGAACTGTGCCACCGGCATCGCTTGATTACAGACAAACAAGACTGGCCGCCGATGGTGGATCACAAAACGAGCTCGATGACAGAGTCGGGCTGGAGCTGTACGACGGCGCAGCGGCAGCTCCAGCTGCCCGACGGTCCTGTCCTGGAGCTAGCGAGGAAATTCGGCGAGCTGGGAGTCGCTCCGGTACCCGAATTTCTCCTCAAGGATGGTGAGCTGCAGCACTGCTCGTGTCAAAGCGTGCTCGGCTCGGCTGGAATCAGGCAGGGAGAGGACCCGACCGAGACCAGCGATGCTCTGCTGGTGCTGGAGGGCCTCGGGTCAGAAGAGGTGAACGGCCTGGGCATCAATGCCTGTCAGAAGACCGAGTCCCAAAACAATGAGCCGGGTGCGTTTGCGCTCAAGTGTTTCCCGTCGGTGCTGTCCGGACAAGCAATGGGGGTGTCCGGGGGACTTTGCTCACCGGCGTGTTGTTTGTTGCGAGACTCGGTAAACACCAGGCCTCAGGCTCCCACCACCGACAAACTGACTCCCGAGGTCTTATCCCAAGCCGTATCCAGGCAGGACACTCCGTGCTCTAGCCAGGCGTCCACACCGAAGGCCCGGCCGGACAGGAGCACGACACGGGCGCAACTTTCCGCTGCGAGCGGAGGAGAGAAGACTCTGAAAGTACCAGGGAAATCCAGGAAGGGCTCGCTTAAAATACGCCTGAGTAAACTTTTCAGAACTAAAAGCTGTAGTGGCTCTAACAACCTTTTGGACAAGAGACCTTCAGTCACGTTCTCCATATCCTCAGCGGGCAGTTTAGTTGACATGTCTGGAGCGTGCGGAGGGGAACAAGACACGGCCAG CCAACCTGGACTAACAAGGGCACAAAGTGCCTTCTCTGCGGCCTCTTTTACTCCCGTTTTCACAG GAGAGACGGTGTCTTTGGTGGATGTGGACATCTCTCAGAGAGGGAGGAACTCCCCTCATCCTCCCACTCCTCCACCTCCCCCTCGGCGGAGCCTCAGTCTGCTAG ACGATATAGGTGGGCCGCAGCCTGGGCCTTTCCTAGTGAGTGTAATGGGGGCCTCCCTGCAGTCTCTCCCTCtgcctcttcctcctcctccccctCTCCACGCTACCATCCAGCATAGTCTCAGCCTCAATG ATGCTTTCTTCCGGGCACTTCCTCATTCCGCCGCATCACCAATGGAGACTCCGGCCCCTGCCAGAGTGGCCCCACCCCCGATCATGTGTCCACTGAGAGGGGCCGATTCCAGCAGCTTCACTGCCAGCCTGAGAGAGTTGGAGCGG TGTGGCTGGTATTGGGGGCCGATGAACTGGGAGGATGCTGAAATGAAGCTAAGAGGAAAGCCAGATGGCTCGTTTTTGGTGCGGGACAGTTCAGACCCACGATACATCCTCAGCCTCAGTTTTCGCTCACAGGGAGTCACACACCACACGCGTATGGAGCACTACAgag GAACTTTCAGTTTATGGTGCCACCCTAAATTTGAGGACCGCTGCCATTCTGTGGTTGAATTCATTGAGCGAGCCATCATGCActctaaaaatggaaaattccTCTACTTCCTACGTTCACGTGTACCTG GGTTGCCCCCGACCCCTGTGCAGCTGCTCTATCCAGTCTCACGCTTCAGTAATGTGAAATCTCTCCAGCATCTGTGCCGTTTCTGCATCCGACAACTCGTCCGCATAGACCACATCCAGGAGCTGCCCCTCCCCAA GCCGCTCATTGTCTACTTGAGGAAGTTCTATTATTATGATCCAGAGGAAGAGATGTATCTGTCAATCAAAGGCATGCGCCAGGCAGCAGGTGTTGAACAGGAAGCTGAGTCTGAAACATAG